Genomic DNA from Kiritimatiellia bacterium:
CCAAAACTTTCCCGGCTGGCGATCCGCCGGTTTTATTTAAACTTCTACGCAAAAGCGTATTCAGAGATTGATCTCATCCAGGAGGATGCTGACGCGCTCCTTCTCCACCTGCACAAAGCCGGCTCCGGCCCGGCAAACGGTTTCTTCGCCGCCGCGGGTGATTTTGATTTGACCGGGCAAGAGCCGCGCAAGCAACGG
This window encodes:
- the atpC gene encoding ATP synthase F1 subunit epsilon; protein product: MKSFQTEILTPQKSVFSGQVAGLVLRGAEGYFGILAGHAPLLARLLPGQIKITRGGEETVCRAGAGFVQVEKERVSILLDEINL